In Leptospira sp. WS58.C1, a single genomic region encodes these proteins:
- a CDS encoding PP2C family protein-serine/threonine phosphatase, with the protein MNIFRKIRNFSFILLIVILSIDSLYSQEDVPVFPISGSMSGTPINKFTFIRKIRPGEVQAPIDLETGDWTRVDTDSLSFSFTDDQFLIKFKIQAPPKEGTISWYLVLNNPGMENLTVFERVWSPQGWAWSELSMDTRMSYIQPAFLIETPPNKQEEFLIHASTRRSLVLNFQAWAPKEFAAHIQMENLFLGIFFGAIGIMLVYNGFLSFVVKDSSYFFYVLYLLFYGLWQMAVTGVGAQYLIPAPATSWNDYLTGFAFLSVAFSLLFTRSFLHMERETGWKNYAFLILAGVAILGFFASLFPNIYGPMIWAVSWYPFLAAVLVIYSAAIRLRKGYRPARYFLLAWSVLILFVLITALRNLSIIQDTELTHWSAQFGSLVEMTLLSFALADRIKTLEKDSLQARLENYESQLKLTEIEQELKIARELQESILPDRLPEVKNLKLSVRSEFASSVGGDFYDFQYLESGKLGIFLSDVSGHGVPAAIISSMVKLAFSIESRKNEDPAEVLRSINRSLSGKYGKHFITAAYLLIDPENGKVTYSNAGHPPIVAIDKGSGDTKEIFLPGWIMGMDPNLKNSVIEFQMKPGDRLIIYTDGITEARSKNGEIFGFQRFYKLLSDLMDSPGEKLAEELFTTVRRFAGNRKHFEDDLTFLVLDYLPIPDESPKKEITSSFSKS; encoded by the coding sequence GTGAATATTTTCCGAAAAATTCGGAACTTCAGCTTCATTTTGCTGATCGTCATCTTGAGCATAGACTCACTATATTCTCAGGAAGATGTTCCCGTTTTTCCGATCTCCGGTTCTATGTCCGGGACTCCGATAAATAAATTCACTTTTATCAGAAAGATACGTCCCGGAGAAGTACAGGCTCCAATAGATTTAGAAACAGGTGATTGGACAAGAGTGGATACGGACAGCCTCTCTTTCAGTTTCACCGACGATCAGTTTTTAATAAAGTTCAAGATACAAGCTCCCCCTAAAGAAGGAACGATTTCCTGGTACTTGGTCTTGAATAACCCTGGGATGGAAAATCTCACAGTTTTTGAAAGGGTATGGAGTCCGCAAGGATGGGCCTGGTCCGAACTCTCCATGGATACTAGGATGTCCTATATCCAACCTGCATTCTTAATAGAAACTCCTCCCAACAAACAGGAAGAATTTTTGATCCACGCTTCGACCAGAAGGTCTTTGGTCTTGAATTTTCAGGCCTGGGCTCCCAAGGAATTCGCAGCTCATATCCAAATGGAGAATTTGTTTTTAGGGATCTTCTTCGGGGCGATAGGGATTATGTTAGTGTATAACGGATTTCTTTCCTTCGTGGTTAAAGACTCCAGTTATTTTTTCTACGTTCTCTATCTGTTGTTCTATGGACTTTGGCAAATGGCGGTTACAGGAGTGGGGGCCCAGTATTTAATTCCGGCTCCAGCTACTTCTTGGAACGATTATCTGACAGGTTTTGCATTCTTGTCAGTGGCATTTTCCCTTTTGTTTACCCGTTCTTTCTTGCATATGGAAAGGGAGACCGGCTGGAAGAATTATGCTTTCTTAATATTGGCCGGCGTTGCGATTTTGGGATTTTTCGCATCTTTATTCCCTAACATTTACGGCCCTATGATCTGGGCCGTTTCCTGGTATCCTTTTTTGGCTGCGGTTTTGGTGATCTATTCGGCTGCGATCCGATTGAGAAAGGGGTATCGTCCTGCACGTTATTTCCTTTTGGCTTGGTCGGTACTCATACTTTTTGTCCTGATCACCGCTCTTAGGAATCTGTCCATTATCCAGGATACGGAACTTACACATTGGTCCGCGCAGTTCGGTTCCTTGGTAGAAATGACACTTCTTTCATTCGCTTTGGCGGATCGTATCAAAACGTTAGAGAAAGATTCCCTGCAAGCTCGATTGGAAAATTATGAAAGCCAGTTAAAGTTAACAGAGATAGAGCAAGAGCTTAAGATCGCAAGAGAGCTGCAAGAGTCCATTCTTCCTGACCGTTTGCCGGAAGTAAAAAATCTTAAACTTTCCGTACGAAGTGAATTTGCAAGTTCGGTCGGAGGGGACTTCTATGATTTCCAATATTTGGAATCCGGCAAGTTAGGGATCTTTTTATCCGATGTTTCCGGTCATGGAGTTCCCGCTGCGATCATTTCTTCTATGGTCAAGTTGGCGTTTTCTATCGAATCAAGAAAAAATGAAGATCCTGCGGAAGTTTTAAGAAGTATCAATAGATCCTTAAGCGGCAAATACGGGAAACATTTTATCACCGCTGCGTACCTACTCATCGATCCTGAGAATGGAAAGGTAACTTATTCAAACGCGGGACATCCTCCCATTGTTGCAATAGACAAGGGATCGGGAGATACCAAGGAGATCTTTTTGCCAGGTTGGATCATGGGAATGGATCCGAATCTTAAAAATTCCGTGATAGAATTCCAAATGAAACCGGGGGATCGTTTGATCATTTATACGGACGGGATCACGGAAGCCAGAAGTAAAAACGGGGAAATTTTCGGATTCCAAAGATTTTATAAATTGTTAAGTGATTTAATGGATTCTCCCGGTGAAAAATTGGCAGAGGAACTGTTTACTACCGTGAGAAGATTTGCGGGAAATAGAAAACATTTCGAGGACGATCTAACGTTTCTTGTCTTAGATTATTTGCCGATCCCCGATGAGAGTCCAAAAAAGGAAATTACTTCGAGTTTTTCAAAAAGTTGA
- a CDS encoding EVE domain-containing protein, which translates to MKFWLFKTEPDVFSIDTLASSPGKTAPWEGVRGYGARNYLRDEIKKKDLILFYHSSCKPPHVAGLAEVVKEGYPDHFAFDKKHKYYDPKSDPQKPTWFMVDVKFKEKFSRPISLEELRSHGQLEGMVLLQPGGRLSIQPVSEEHFQYICKLAGAKSLLG; encoded by the coding sequence ATGAAATTCTGGCTTTTTAAGACCGAGCCCGACGTTTTTTCCATAGATACCCTGGCTTCTTCTCCCGGCAAAACAGCTCCTTGGGAGGGAGTCAGAGGTTATGGCGCAAGAAATTACCTAAGGGATGAGATCAAAAAGAAGGATCTCATCCTATTCTACCATAGCAGTTGTAAACCTCCTCATGTCGCAGGACTTGCGGAAGTAGTCAAAGAAGGATACCCGGATCATTTCGCTTTTGATAAGAAACATAAGTATTATGATCCAAAAAGTGATCCGCAAAAACCGACCTGGTTCATGGTGGATGTGAAATTTAAGGAAAAATTTTCTCGCCCAATTTCGCTAGAAGAATTAAGATCCCACGGGCAACTAGAAGGAATGGTCCTTTTGCAGCCGGGGGGAAGACTTTCGATCCAACCGGTCAGCGAAGAACATTTTCAGTATATTTGTAAATTGGCCGGGGCAAAAAGTCTCCTCGGTTAG
- the ftsH gene encoding ATP-dependent zinc metalloprotease FtsH encodes MNNNNKGLRLLILFILVILGLALLVPQIQTALGKPRILPFSQFMNMVEPDTSSKPKGKLVKTSDSNFPGCDKLILEGDMIKGCYEPFEEGSAKTPVRFETRIAPIDKEFLTSLRKTNIDLEVVPSENGHGFGMLSSFLLIAVIGIFVFYFFIMRQVQSTGNKAFSFGKSKAKMTVDPKVKVSFADVAGCEEAKTELVEIIEFLKDPKKFQAMGARIPTGVLLVGPPGTGKTLLARAVAGEAGVPFFSISGSDFVEMFVGVGASRVRDLFDQGKKNSPCIIFIDEIDAVGRLRGAGWGGGHDEREQTLNQMLVEMDGFEKNEGVIVMAATNRADVLDPALLRPGRFDRQVMVDLPDLNGREQILKVHSRKVPLTSDISLNSIARGTPGFTGADLSNLINEAALLAARKNKKRVTQEELEEARDKVMMGPERRSFFISEKEKEVIAYHEAGHAILGTLLAYTEPVHKVTIIPRGRALGLTQSLPTEDKHIHTKAYWLDQIVVCMGGFIAEEYKFKMTSTGSSNDIQQATNIARRMVCDWGMSEKLGTINYGSGHESPFLGRDMGQSNKAYSEEFAAMIDKEIRNIVQTCLDKGRELVRKNSTKFENLAKALLAKETVSHDELMAIVHPAHEETKKKTERSNKKEKAGEIPSKPAYSTGIE; translated from the coding sequence ATGAATAACAATAATAAAGGTCTTAGATTACTTATACTTTTCATTTTAGTAATCCTAGGATTAGCACTTCTAGTACCGCAGATACAAACTGCTCTGGGAAAACCTCGGATACTACCTTTTTCCCAATTTATGAATATGGTAGAACCGGATACTTCTTCCAAGCCGAAAGGTAAACTGGTTAAAACTTCTGACTCTAATTTCCCCGGCTGTGACAAGCTGATATTAGAAGGGGATATGATCAAAGGTTGTTACGAACCGTTCGAAGAAGGATCTGCAAAAACCCCCGTTCGATTCGAGACCAGAATTGCTCCTATCGACAAAGAATTCCTTACTTCTTTAAGAAAAACGAATATCGATCTGGAAGTAGTTCCTTCCGAGAACGGGCATGGGTTCGGAATGTTAAGTTCCTTTCTTCTGATCGCCGTGATCGGCATTTTCGTATTTTACTTTTTTATTATGCGTCAGGTCCAGTCTACCGGCAACAAAGCGTTTTCCTTCGGAAAATCCAAAGCAAAGATGACTGTGGATCCAAAGGTAAAAGTTAGTTTTGCCGATGTTGCAGGTTGCGAAGAAGCCAAAACAGAATTGGTCGAAATTATAGAATTCTTAAAAGACCCTAAAAAATTCCAAGCAATGGGTGCAAGGATCCCTACCGGAGTTCTTTTAGTGGGCCCTCCCGGTACAGGTAAAACACTTCTTGCTAGAGCCGTTGCCGGAGAAGCGGGTGTACCATTCTTCAGTATCTCCGGTTCCGACTTCGTAGAAATGTTCGTAGGTGTGGGAGCTTCTCGTGTTCGAGACCTTTTCGACCAAGGTAAAAAAAATTCTCCATGTATCATCTTTATAGATGAGATCGATGCGGTGGGAAGACTGAGAGGAGCCGGATGGGGTGGTGGTCACGACGAAAGAGAGCAGACCCTAAACCAGATGCTTGTCGAAATGGACGGATTCGAGAAAAACGAAGGTGTGATCGTAATGGCAGCTACAAACCGTGCTGACGTTTTAGATCCGGCCTTACTCAGACCGGGAAGATTTGACCGCCAGGTAATGGTGGACCTTCCGGACCTGAACGGAAGAGAGCAGATCCTAAAAGTTCACTCTAGAAAAGTTCCTTTAACCAGCGATATCTCTTTGAATTCCATCGCAAGAGGAACCCCTGGATTTACTGGTGCGGATCTTTCTAACCTGATTAATGAAGCCGCTCTACTTGCCGCACGTAAGAATAAAAAACGTGTAACCCAAGAAGAATTAGAGGAAGCTCGCGATAAAGTCATGATGGGCCCTGAGCGAAGATCCTTCTTTATTTCCGAAAAGGAAAAAGAAGTAATCGCGTATCACGAAGCAGGCCATGCGATCTTAGGAACACTTTTGGCTTATACCGAGCCTGTTCATAAGGTGACCATCATTCCGAGAGGAAGGGCATTAGGTCTTACTCAGTCCCTTCCTACGGAAGACAAACATATTCATACGAAAGCATATTGGTTGGACCAGATCGTAGTTTGTATGGGCGGGTTCATCGCAGAAGAGTATAAGTTCAAAATGACTTCTACCGGTTCCAGCAACGATATCCAACAGGCTACAAATATCGCAAGAAGAATGGTCTGTGATTGGGGAATGTCCGAAAAACTAGGCACGATCAATTACGGAAGCGGTCATGAGAGCCCTTTCTTGGGCAGGGATATGGGCCAAAGTAATAAGGCTTATAGCGAAGAATTTGCAGCCATGATCGACAAAGAGATCCGAAATATAGTGCAGACCTGCCTCGACAAAGGTCGGGAACTAGTCCGTAAGAATTCCACCAAGTTTGAAAATCTTGCGAAGGCTCTTCTGGCAAAAGAAACGGTTTCTCATGATGAGTTGATGGCGATTGTTCATCCGGCTCACGAAGAAACTAAAAAGAAAACGGAACGTTCTAACAAAAAGGAGAAGGCGGGAGAAATTCCGAGCAAACCCGCATATTCTACCGGCATAGAATGA
- the pth gene encoding aminoacyl-tRNA hydrolase, producing MKLIVGLGNPGDKYNNNRANIGFKILDVIANNINVEIKTKKKKSLIGRGDFEGEEVVLLKPQTFSDLSGESVLYIASFLKIQVQDILVIHEDWTLPLGKIVVDKGANGNENPGIKSVIQSLRSPNFIRIRIGIGNDEFDGSNLDGFLKEDFQPLENLSLIQIINDAEAAIRSISLGDIEDVIEKYRL from the coding sequence ATGAAGCTAATCGTCGGATTGGGTAATCCCGGAGATAAATACAATAATAATCGAGCGAATATCGGCTTCAAAATTTTGGACGTGATCGCCAATAATATCAACGTCGAGATCAAGACTAAAAAGAAAAAGTCTTTGATCGGAAGAGGTGATTTCGAGGGAGAAGAGGTCGTATTATTAAAACCTCAGACCTTCAGCGATCTATCGGGCGAATCCGTTCTGTACATAGCTTCCTTCCTGAAAATTCAGGTACAGGATATTCTTGTGATCCACGAAGATTGGACCTTACCCTTGGGTAAAATTGTAGTGGATAAGGGAGCGAACGGGAACGAAAATCCAGGGATCAAATCCGTGATCCAGTCTTTACGTTCTCCTAATTTTATCCGCATCAGGATAGGGATCGGCAACGACGAATTTGATGGTTCTAATCTGGACGGATTTTTGAAGGAAGATTTCCAACCTTTAGAGAACTTAAGTTTGATCCAGATCATCAATGACGCAGAAGCAGCAATTCGTTCCATTAGTTTGGGTGATATAGAAGACGTGATCGAAAAATACAGATTGTAA
- a CDS encoding 50S ribosomal protein L25/general stress protein Ctc: MSHKLAVKKRTETGKNVNNRLRESGQVPINIIGGGNAASGSVNEKELEKLVHSGIRQSTLIELEVEGEGSQKVFVKEVQRFPEIDRIRHVDFYKVEPGKKIVTKIGIRTEGTAKGSKMGGQFDHLIHEIRVKTVPEDLVETLVIDVTDLDVGDFIKVSNLKVPASWEILVNGDPIVAAVLKTKALLAQERAEAKEAAGAKPAGKKGK; the protein is encoded by the coding sequence ATGAGCCACAAATTAGCTGTTAAAAAAAGGACTGAAACCGGCAAGAACGTAAACAATCGTCTTCGCGAGTCAGGACAGGTTCCTATTAACATTATCGGAGGCGGAAATGCCGCTTCCGGTTCCGTAAACGAGAAAGAACTTGAAAAACTAGTTCATTCCGGGATCCGCCAATCCACTCTGATCGAGTTGGAAGTGGAAGGAGAAGGAAGCCAAAAGGTTTTCGTAAAAGAAGTACAACGTTTCCCAGAGATCGACAGGATCCGTCACGTAGACTTCTACAAAGTAGAACCTGGAAAGAAAATCGTTACTAAGATCGGAATTCGCACTGAAGGAACCGCAAAAGGTTCTAAGATGGGCGGTCAATTCGACCATTTAATCCATGAGATCCGAGTGAAAACCGTTCCTGAGGATCTGGTTGAAACTCTAGTTATAGATGTAACCGATCTAGATGTAGGCGATTTTATCAAAGTTAGTAACTTAAAAGTTCCTGCAAGCTGGGAAATTTTAGTTAACGGAGATCCGATCGTAGCAGCAGTGCTAAAAACCAAAGCTTTACTCGCTCAAGAAAGAGCGGAAGCTAAGGAAGCTGCTGGAGCAAAACCTGCAGGTAAAAAAGGGAAATAA
- a CDS encoding ribose-phosphate diphosphokinase, which yields MSGSNIAVFSGSSNRTIAIEICQELGIEPGKINLRKFSDGEIAVKIEENVRGRDVFVIQSTSAPANDNLMGLLLIMDALRRASAKSISVVVPYYGYGRQDRKAEPRVPISARVVADLIETLGPTRVIVMDLHADQIQGFFKVPVDNLHFSPVLVEYILSKKFEDLVIVSPDSGGAERARSFGKKVNATLAIIDKRRPKANVSEVMNVIGEIEGKNCILLDDMIDTAGTICKAADALLKNGAKSVYCAATHGVLSGEAIDRLNSTPFTEVVLSNTIEIPESKRITKLKTLSVAPLFAAAIQRISTNQSVSDLFI from the coding sequence ATGAGCGGCTCTAATATTGCGGTTTTTTCAGGATCCTCCAATCGTACGATCGCAATTGAGATTTGCCAAGAGCTTGGGATCGAACCTGGCAAGATCAATCTTCGTAAATTTTCCGACGGAGAGATCGCGGTTAAAATAGAAGAGAACGTTCGAGGAAGAGACGTATTCGTTATCCAATCCACTTCTGCTCCGGCAAACGACAACTTGATGGGATTACTTTTGATCATGGATGCGTTAAGACGCGCTTCAGCAAAAAGTATTTCGGTGGTTGTCCCTTATTACGGTTACGGACGCCAAGATAGAAAAGCGGAACCGAGAGTACCGATCTCCGCAAGAGTGGTTGCAGATCTGATCGAGACCTTAGGGCCGACTAGAGTGATCGTGATGGATCTTCATGCGGACCAAATCCAAGGTTTTTTCAAAGTGCCTGTGGATAATTTACATTTCAGCCCGGTACTGGTAGAATATATACTAAGTAAAAAGTTCGAAGACCTAGTCATCGTTTCTCCCGACTCAGGGGGTGCGGAAAGAGCCAGATCCTTCGGTAAAAAAGTGAACGCAACATTAGCGATCATAGACAAGAGAAGACCGAAAGCGAACGTCTCCGAAGTGATGAACGTGATCGGAGAGATAGAAGGTAAGAATTGTATCCTTCTGGACGATATGATCGACACTGCGGGAACGATCTGCAAAGCGGCCGATGCTCTCTTAAAGAACGGAGCTAAGTCCGTATATTGTGCAGCTACGCACGGAGTACTTTCCGGAGAAGCTATCGATCGATTAAACTCTACTCCTTTTACTGAGGTCGTATTGTCCAATACGATTGAGATCCCGGAATCCAAAAGAATCACAAAGTTAAAAACTCTCTCCGTAGCTCCGTTATTCGCGGCTGCGATCCAGAGAATATCGACCAATCAATCGGTCAGCGATCTATTTATATAA
- a CDS encoding sugar phosphate nucleotidyltransferase, which translates to MDAKKEAVAVVLAAGKGTRMKTELPKVAVPLNGKPLLNHVIDHLKEAGINDIVIVVGYKKEEVQALCAGIPGIRFAEQKEQLGTAHAVLSAEELVKSHKGPILVACGDVPMITGDTFGSLVSTHVQNDFSATLLSAKVDIPTGYGRIVRNSFGEVIAIVEEKDADVEQKKINEINTGTYVFSSEILFESLRKIGNSNAQGEYYLPDLVELYKKEGKKLGAVILKNSGESQGVNSPADLENLTAVLNGAVAK; encoded by the coding sequence ATGGACGCCAAAAAGGAAGCAGTCGCCGTAGTATTAGCTGCGGGAAAGGGAACCCGCATGAAGACGGAGCTCCCAAAGGTGGCTGTTCCTTTAAATGGAAAGCCCCTTTTAAACCATGTTATCGATCACCTCAAAGAAGCAGGGATCAATGACATAGTCATAGTTGTAGGCTATAAAAAAGAAGAAGTCCAAGCGCTATGTGCAGGAATTCCCGGTATTCGTTTCGCCGAACAAAAAGAGCAATTAGGCACGGCTCACGCAGTATTAAGCGCCGAAGAATTAGTTAAATCCCATAAAGGCCCAATCCTCGTAGCTTGCGGGGACGTGCCGATGATCACCGGGGACACCTTCGGTTCTCTCGTTTCCACACATGTCCAAAACGACTTCTCCGCTACTCTTCTTTCCGCAAAGGTAGATATTCCTACCGGTTACGGAAGGATCGTTCGTAATTCTTTCGGAGAAGTAATCGCAATCGTCGAAGAAAAAGACGCAGACGTGGAACAGAAAAAAATAAACGAGATCAACACCGGGACTTATGTATTCAGTTCCGAAATCCTTTTCGAATCTCTTAGAAAAATAGGAAACAGCAACGCTCAGGGAGAATATTATCTTCCTGATCTAGTAGAGTTGTATAAAAAAGAAGGAAAAAAGTTGGGCGCAGTGATTCTTAAAAACAGCGGAGAAAGCCAAGGTGTGAATTCTCCTGCAGACCTGGAAAACTTAACGGCAGTTTTGAATGGAGCGGTTGCAAAATGA
- a CDS encoding 4-(cytidine 5'-diphospho)-2-C-methyl-D-erythritol kinase, whose protein sequence is MLSPAKINLGLEIPYKRPDGFHEIRSVFLRLNWGDDIQIEPISPGSFELVSNNQIILEKRRLYDEVSERGDLSKNILFKTFSKIRAHYRELPGVRIHLTKKIPPAAGLGGGSTNAASLFSFYFGLSPEFHSDHIFKLAAEIGSDVPFFLSENHCLVSGKGEILRDIEVHPGQGILALTPQILSTAEMYAGLKKPLQADPASKRWISLGNDVEFSLKEGNWAALREKLVNDFEPLAFQKFPQLGKLKESFLANGASYSSLTGSGSCIYGLVQGLEIREELLAKMQTEFPDLTFVSFNY, encoded by the coding sequence TTGCTTTCTCCCGCAAAGATCAATTTGGGATTAGAGATCCCGTACAAAAGGCCTGACGGATTCCATGAGATTCGAAGTGTATTTTTACGTTTGAATTGGGGAGATGATATCCAAATAGAGCCGATCTCTCCCGGATCTTTCGAATTGGTTTCTAATAACCAGATCATTTTGGAAAAAAGGCGTTTGTACGACGAGGTCTCCGAGAGAGGAGATTTAAGTAAGAATATTCTTTTTAAAACTTTCTCCAAGATCAGAGCTCATTACAGGGAGCTCCCGGGTGTGAGGATCCACCTGACTAAAAAAATTCCTCCGGCTGCCGGTCTTGGAGGGGGATCTACAAATGCCGCCTCTCTTTTCTCGTTTTATTTTGGTTTGAGTCCGGAGTTTCATTCGGATCATATTTTCAAATTGGCGGCCGAGATCGGATCCGACGTTCCCTTCTTCTTATCTGAAAATCATTGTTTGGTGTCCGGAAAAGGTGAGATCTTGAGGGACATAGAAGTGCATCCTGGACAAGGAATTCTGGCATTAACTCCTCAGATACTCTCAACCGCCGAGATGTACGCAGGTCTCAAAAAGCCTTTACAAGCCGACCCTGCCTCGAAAAGATGGATTTCTCTAGGCAATGACGTCGAGTTTTCTTTAAAAGAAGGGAATTGGGCGGCTTTGAGAGAAAAGCTCGTAAACGACTTCGAGCCTCTTGCCTTCCAAAAGTTTCCCCAGCTAGGGAAATTAAAGGAAAGTTTTTTGGCGAATGGAGCTAGTTACTCCTCCTTAACCGGATCCGGATCTTGTATCTACGGTTTGGTGCAGGGATTGGAGATACGGGAAGAGCTGTTAGCCAAAATGCAAACGGAATTTCCCGACCTTACGTTTGTAAGCTTTAATTATTAA
- a CDS encoding helix-turn-helix transcriptional regulator — MNPSTKKLQTKLAVIHLLQENKRMSLEDLSKYSGIDDIKDLKKELGRLYMVGSYPYTPDQFVELDYDGETIGIRMPLSLEQGLVLSVKEWAVIRKLFLEEDEKETGPSRKKILKSILDKIHTILPSAGIPSENELKSNIEDAITDGKSLQIKYRAQGESEPGSRKVDPWALLSFREEYLLGYCHSRKAPRTFRLDSILQLSRTQENVAEIPDEERKNAISKLKEFLQGGEGDSNYAEIYHTAEVYFNLHSRIHLERTPTKKQIGDTTYYLSKARIRNQDWFLSVLKGFGPNVILHNPPALKERMIAYWETVSSGLSH, encoded by the coding sequence ATGAATCCAAGTACGAAAAAACTCCAAACCAAATTAGCGGTGATTCATCTTTTGCAGGAAAACAAAAGAATGAGTTTGGAGGATCTTTCCAAGTATTCCGGTATCGATGATATCAAAGATCTCAAAAAGGAGCTCGGAAGATTGTACATGGTGGGTTCCTATCCTTATACTCCGGACCAATTTGTGGAATTGGATTATGACGGAGAGACGATAGGAATTCGTATGCCCTTGAGTCTGGAACAAGGTTTGGTCCTAAGCGTTAAAGAATGGGCCGTAATCCGAAAATTATTTTTGGAAGAAGACGAAAAGGAAACAGGTCCTTCCAGAAAAAAGATCCTGAAATCTATATTAGATAAAATTCATACAATTCTGCCTTCTGCGGGGATACCTAGTGAGAACGAATTAAAAAGCAATATAGAGGACGCCATCACCGACGGCAAATCTTTGCAGATTAAATATCGTGCACAGGGAGAATCCGAACCTGGATCCAGAAAAGTGGATCCTTGGGCACTCTTAAGCTTTCGGGAAGAATATCTGCTCGGTTATTGCCATTCTAGAAAAGCGCCTAGAACGTTTAGATTGGATTCGATCTTGCAGTTAAGTAGAACTCAGGAGAATGTTGCGGAAATTCCGGACGAAGAAAGAAAGAATGCTATCTCCAAATTAAAGGAATTTTTGCAAGGAGGAGAAGGGGATTCGAATTATGCGGAGATCTATCATACTGCGGAAGTGTATTTTAATCTACATTCTCGCATACATTTAGAAAGGACTCCTACCAAAAAGCAGATAGGAGATACCACATATTATCTTTCTAAGGCAAGGATCAGAAATCAGGATTGGTTTTTATCCGTCCTAAAAGGTTTTGGTCCGAATGTGATTCTTCATAACCCTCCCGCATTAAAGGAAAGAATGATTGCGTATTGGGAGACTGTTTCTTCCGGTTTGTCTCATTAG
- a CDS encoding 5-fold beta-flower protein: MKLMLKLVTVVLFLSAGLGSLQAGDLRKNGSLIGSIDSNGDVRLNGSLVGRFESGGDVRKNGSLIGRIDSNGDIRMNGSLVGSIDSNGDVRKNGSLIGRIDSNGDVRKNGSLIGSAVGIPRAQAAGFFFFFFLNE; the protein is encoded by the coding sequence ATGAAACTAATGTTGAAACTCGTAACTGTGGTCCTCTTTTTAAGCGCTGGCTTGGGTTCCTTGCAGGCAGGGGATCTGAGAAAGAACGGCTCACTCATCGGAAGTATCGACTCAAATGGGGACGTAAGATTGAACGGGTCTCTCGTGGGAAGATTTGAATCCGGCGGGGATGTTCGCAAAAACGGAAGCTTGATCGGCAGAATCGATTCAAACGGAGACATTCGAATGAACGGATCACTCGTAGGTTCGATTGATTCCAACGGAGATGTACGTAAAAACGGAAGTCTGATCGGACGCATTGATAGTAATGGCGATGTACGAAAAAATGGTTCTTTAATAGGAAGTGCAGTGGGAATTCCGAGAGCGCAAGCCGCAGGATTCTTTTTCTTCTTCTTTTTGAACGAGTAA